The proteins below are encoded in one region of Styela clava chromosome 4, kaStyClav1.hap1.2, whole genome shotgun sequence:
- the LOC144421980 gene encoding putative oxidoreductase SSP0419 encodes MTNFSGKVVIITGASSGIGAATAIELSKGGAKLTICGRSKERLSETAKTCKENGAKVLEIVGDLLEFEHLEHIINKTVEKFSTIDVLINNAGRGLAKPFENVSGSTM; translated from the exons ATGACTAACTTTAGCGGAAAGGTTGTTATAATTACAG GTGCCTCTAGTGGAATCGGAGCAGCCACTGCAATTGAACTCTCAAAAGGAGGAGCCAAGTTAACAATCTGCGGAAGAAGCAAAGAAAGATTATCAGAAACAGCCAAAACATGCAAAGAAAATGGTGCCAag GTTCTTGAAATAGTTGGAGATTTATTAGAGTTTgaacatttggaacatattattAACAAAACAGTCGAGAAATTTTCTACTATTGATGTGTTGATTAATAATGCAGGACGTGGCTTGGCTAAACCTTTTGAAAATGTGAGTGGTTCAACCATGTAA